In one Mycoplasmopsis canis PG 14 genomic region, the following are encoded:
- a CDS encoding ABC transporter permease, with amino-acid sequence MKSFWNYVSFIHKVTLKKKNTVIIPVIWMVVSIIITFALFSFNFDDKAKTLIFYIVVFVELLLTALFSSIKSINIFKDLEEEGIELLTLSKPISRRKIVWGKTATNLLFGIYWSLLMSLSNLLIVLLGLHDYANFILGLISLPVFVIAYMIFGSFSSLIAYKMNAKVAITIPLVVFSPLVIGGTIISSKSTSTSNNVAYYLNSQYKNNPSGNVANIETFYLNDNKDTFYIIPNGADKKELRDDQINYLKEAFKYSKNSATEWQIYSYLSLPYQFVDYFNIHNINISDTFTSGNISNLNNYLYYRKNDNFAYNYDLNTKVNLKQYHITDRIVKKQDADGNFLKDSNGNDILESRINKPAYLVPGSLKSQSNIPHLINTDIIYAREGAEDFAQRFPEDKFVHSATDNLVGELKWAYIKELLESEVFDYYANKLATEISEDLKEASLDNISEIKSIIFEVISRNLKNDEYELLKINDIRTEVLNKASLENRKIKTVSEKKIYLATAFIYYLYFKYNDTFITDAILYNESTDNFDPHSYSIAIDNFRYRIGGFSKYVAKQQIEEEKITDSEGNESKERKVKIRYDIEPSSNYLFQPLDEVWQVSRNNNPTVNKNLYFIIWISLGFIFILANNTLYFKKDYK; translated from the coding sequence ATGAAATCATTTTGAAATTATGTATCTTTTATTCATAAAGTTACATTAAAAAAGAAAAATACTGTAATAATTCCCGTTATATGAATGGTTGTTTCAATCATAATAACATTTGCTTTATTTTCATTTAATTTTGATGATAAAGCCAAAACATTAATATTTTATATAGTAGTTTTTGTTGAGTTATTATTAACAGCACTTTTTTCATCAATAAAATCAATAAATATATTTAAGGATCTAGAAGAAGAGGGTATAGAACTTTTAACACTGTCTAAACCAATATCAAGGCGCAAAATCGTTTGAGGTAAAACAGCAACAAACTTATTATTCGGTATCTACTGATCACTATTGATGAGCTTATCAAACTTACTTATAGTACTTTTAGGACTACATGACTATGCTAATTTTATTTTAGGATTAATTTCCCTACCTGTTTTTGTAATAGCTTATATGATTTTTGGTAGTTTTAGTTCTCTTATAGCATACAAAATGAATGCAAAGGTAGCTATAACAATACCATTAGTTGTATTTAGTCCTCTAGTTATTGGTGGTACAATTATTTCTTCTAAAAGTACATCAACAAGTAATAACGTCGCATACTATTTAAATTCCCAATATAAAAATAACCCTTCAGGAAATGTAGCGAACATTGAAACTTTTTATTTAAATGATAATAAGGATACATTTTACATAATACCAAATGGTGCGGATAAAAAAGAGTTAAGAGATGATCAAATAAATTATCTAAAAGAAGCTTTTAAATACTCAAAAAATTCCGCCACAGAATGACAAATATATTCATATTTATCACTACCATATCAATTTGTTGATTATTTTAATATACACAACATCAATATATCGGATACATTTACATCTGGGAATATAAGCAACTTAAATAACTATCTTTATTACAGGAAAAATGATAATTTTGCATATAATTATGATTTAAATACAAAAGTTAATTTAAAACAATATCATATTACAGATAGAATAGTTAAAAAACAAGACGCAGATGGAAACTTTTTAAAAGATAGTAATGGAAATGATATTTTAGAATCAAGAATCAACAAACCAGCGTATTTAGTGCCTGGTTCATTAAAATCACAAAGTAATATTCCTCATTTAATAAACACAGATATTATATATGCAAGAGAAGGTGCAGAGGATTTTGCTCAGAGATTTCCTGAAGATAAATTTGTTCATTCAGCAACTGATAATTTGGTAGGAGAATTAAAATGAGCCTACATTAAAGAACTATTAGAAAGCGAAGTTTTCGATTATTATGCTAATAAATTGGCAACAGAAATATCTGAAGACCTTAAGGAAGCATCTCTTGATAACATAAGCGAAATTAAAAGTATTATCTTTGAAGTTATATCAAGAAATCTAAAAAATGATGAATATGAATTATTAAAAATTAACGATATAAGAACAGAGGTCCTTAATAAAGCATCATTAGAAAATAGAAAAATCAAAACTGTTTCTGAAAAGAAAATTTATCTTGCTACAGCTTTTATTTATTATCTTTACTTCAAATACAATGATACTTTTATAACTGATGCAATTTTATATAACGAGTCAACAGATAATTTTGATCCTCATTCATATTCTATAGCTATTGACAATTTTAGATATAGAATTGGTGGATTTAGTAAATATGTTGCAAAGCAACAAATTGAAGAAGAAAAGATTACAGATAGCGAAGGAAACGAAAGCAAGGAAAGAAAGGTTAAAATTAGATATGATATCGAACCTTCTTCAAACTATTTATTCCAGCCGTTAGATGAAGTTTGACAAGTTTCAAGAAACAACAACCCAACCGTTAATAAAAAC